One part of the Paraglaciecola sp. L3A3 genome encodes these proteins:
- the ccoN gene encoding cytochrome-c oxidase, cbb3-type subunit I → MSEAIQVHPEYNYKVVRQFAVMTVIWGIIGMSIGVLIAAQLYWPALNFDTPWLTFSRLRPLHTNAVIFAFGGCALMATSFYVVQRTCQVRLFSDKLASFTFWGWQLVIVLAVITLPMGLTSTKEYAELEWPIDILIAIVWIAYNIVFFGTLVIRKVSHIYVANWFFGAFMVTVAVLHIANSMVVPVSLTKSYSIYSGAVDAMIQWWYGHNAVGFFLTAGFLGMMYYFVPKQAGRPVFSYRLSVVHFWALISLYIWAGPHHLHYTALPDWTQSLGMAMSIILFVPSWGGMINGIMTLSGAWHKLRTDPILRFLVVSLSFYGMSTFEGPMMAIKTVNALSHYTDWTVGHVHSGALGWVAMVSIGAIYHLIPVLFDRPKMYSVKLINVHFWLATIGVVLYIVAMWISGVLQGLMWSAINADGTLTYSFVESLEASKPFYLVRFIGGLFVVTGMFIMAYNCYRTIKGDSLKEPAFEPETQAA, encoded by the coding sequence ATGAGTGAAGCTATTCAAGTACACCCCGAATATAACTACAAAGTTGTTCGGCAGTTCGCGGTAATGACCGTAATATGGGGAATTATTGGCATGTCGATTGGCGTGTTAATTGCGGCCCAATTATATTGGCCAGCATTAAATTTCGATACACCATGGTTAACCTTTTCTAGGCTAAGGCCATTACATACTAATGCAGTTATTTTTGCATTTGGTGGATGTGCACTCATGGCTACATCATTTTATGTTGTACAACGTACGTGTCAGGTTAGGTTATTCAGTGACAAACTTGCTTCATTCACTTTTTGGGGATGGCAACTGGTCATAGTATTAGCTGTTATTACTCTACCAATGGGATTAACCAGCACTAAAGAATACGCTGAATTAGAATGGCCAATTGATATTCTCATTGCTATTGTGTGGATTGCTTATAACATTGTATTTTTTGGTACATTAGTTATTCGTAAAGTGTCACATATTTATGTAGCTAATTGGTTTTTCGGTGCATTTATGGTGACTGTTGCAGTACTACACATTGCCAACAGCATGGTTGTTCCAGTGTCATTGACCAAATCATATTCCATTTATTCAGGCGCTGTCGATGCCATGATCCAATGGTGGTACGGGCATAATGCTGTGGGATTCTTCTTAACAGCTGGTTTTCTAGGTATGATGTATTATTTTGTACCTAAACAAGCTGGCCGTCCTGTTTTCTCTTATCGTTTATCAGTAGTTCACTTTTGGGCTTTAATCTCCCTCTATATTTGGGCTGGTCCTCACCACTTACATTACACAGCGCTACCTGATTGGACACAATCTTTAGGTATGGCAATGTCTATTATCCTATTTGTTCCATCTTGGGGCGGTATGATAAACGGTATAATGACATTATCTGGTGCATGGCATAAATTGAGAACTGACCCAATACTACGTTTCTTAGTAGTATCTTTATCATTCTATGGTATGTCTACTTTTGAAGGTCCTATGATGGCCATCAAAACTGTAAACGCCCTATCCCATTATACTGATTGGACTGTAGGGCATGTTCATTCAGGTGCGCTAGGTTGGGTAGCTATGGTATCAATTGGTGCTATTTACCATTTAATTCCCGTGTTATTTGATAGACCTAAAATGTACAGTGTTAAACTAATTAACGTACATTTTTGGTTAGCCACAATTGGTGTTGTGTTATACATAGTTGCCATGTGGATATCAGGGGTATTACAGGGTTTAATGTGGAGTGCTATCAACGCTGATGGAACATTAACATATAGTTTTGTTGAGTCTCTTGAAGCTTCTAAACCTTTCTATCTAGTGCGATTTATTGGTGGTCTTTTTGTAGTTACAGGTATG
- the bfr gene encoding bacterioferritin: MKGKQVIIDKLNGLLAFELAAMDQYFIHSEMYRDWGLNKLYERISHEFEDEKGHATKLIERMLFLEGTPDMVTRDGLHIGTDVPSMLESDLRVEYAVAQALRETMALCEVEQDYVTRDMLLVLLDDTEVDHAHWLEQQLGLIKRLGLANYLQSQL, encoded by the coding sequence ATGAAAGGCAAACAAGTCATTATAGACAAACTCAATGGTTTACTGGCTTTCGAATTAGCCGCCATGGATCAATATTTCATACATTCAGAGATGTATCGTGATTGGGGTTTAAACAAGTTATATGAACGCATATCCCATGAGTTTGAAGATGAGAAAGGCCATGCAACGAAACTAATAGAGCGTATGTTGTTCTTAGAAGGGACACCAGACATGGTGACCCGAGATGGTTTACATATTGGCACTGATGTACCGTCTATGCTAGAAAGCGATCTACGCGTAGAATATGCAGTAGCACAAGCTTTAAGAGAAACTATGGCTCTGTGTGAAGTTGAACAAGATTATGTGACAAGAGATATGTTGTTAGTCTTACTAGATGACACTGAAGTAGATCATGCACACTGGTTAGAGCAACAACTGGGTTTAATCAAAAGATTAGGTTTAGCCAATTATTTACAATCACAATTATAA
- the bfr gene encoding bacterioferritin → MQGNKQVIAALNEVLTYELTSINQFFLHARMYKNWGLEKLNNKSYKKSIKDMKQADELIERILFLEGLPNLQMLGKLMIGEDTVEMLSCDMSFQNNQIPLLKNSINLCEVTQDYVSRDLLESILSYEEDHIDWIETQEYQIANMGIENYLQTQVEED, encoded by the coding sequence ATGCAAGGTAATAAGCAAGTCATTGCAGCATTAAATGAAGTATTAACTTATGAGTTAACTTCAATCAATCAATTCTTTTTACATGCCCGCATGTATAAAAATTGGGGATTAGAAAAGTTAAACAATAAATCTTATAAAAAATCGATCAAAGATATGAAACAAGCCGATGAGTTAATTGAACGGATCCTGTTTCTTGAAGGTTTACCTAACCTACAGATGTTAGGTAAATTAATGATAGGCGAAGATACAGTCGAAATGTTGAGTTGTGACATGTCATTTCAAAACAACCAAATACCGTTACTCAAAAACTCCATAAATTTATGTGAAGTCACACAAGATTATGTATCCCGAGATCTGCTTGAATCTATTCTAAGTTATGAAGAAGACCATATTGATTGGATTGAAACACAAGAGTATCAAATCGCCAATATGGGTATAGAAAACTACCTACAAACACAAGTAGAAGAGGACTAA
- a CDS encoding cation:proton antiporter family protein, with amino-acid sequence MDFAFILLAFIFGLGLKLLRLPTLIGYLLAGFVLNYFDFTASDALKNIANFGITLMLFTIGLKLNIRDLYKKEVWLGSISHTLIWVTVINLVLIAFSWIGLNLFTSLTWTTQALLAFSLSFSSTVCIVKILEESGEIKTRHGKLAIGILVMQDIFAVLFLVVATGKIPSIWALALLLLFFVKPIWSKILDSVGHGELLILSGFMLAFGGYELFELVGIKGDLGALIIGMFVATHNKSTELSKSLMNFKDLFLIGFFLTIGLSQLPNLQLTLSALILCLFIPIKFMLFFKLFTALKLRARTSYLASLVLSNYSEFGLIVVALLVSLGWLTADWLVILAMAVSFSFVLTSFVYKTSHNQYNHLKSRLRVFEHATILPEDMHCQPINAEVIVIGLGRVGKGAYTSLHSIIGNKVWGMDADPVRIKMLKEMGLQVMTGDGEDVDLWQNMDLTNIKLVLLALPSTDDICNITEQLQHANYKGKIAAIARYEDEIEPLLKAGADKVFNFFTEAGTGFAEESLQLITKQP; translated from the coding sequence ATGGATTTCGCATTTATTCTTTTAGCTTTTATTTTTGGTCTAGGTCTTAAACTTCTCAGATTACCTACATTAATAGGCTATTTATTGGCAGGTTTTGTCTTAAATTATTTTGACTTTACTGCAAGCGACGCGCTTAAAAATATTGCTAATTTTGGTATTACCCTAATGTTATTTACCATTGGCTTAAAATTAAACATCAGGGATCTTTACAAAAAAGAAGTTTGGTTAGGCAGTATTTCTCACACCTTAATTTGGGTAACTGTTATCAATCTTGTGTTGATTGCTTTTTCTTGGATAGGTTTAAATCTATTCACATCTCTTACATGGACAACACAGGCTTTACTTGCTTTCTCATTAAGCTTTAGCAGCACAGTATGTATCGTTAAAATTCTTGAAGAAAGTGGTGAAATCAAAACCCGTCATGGCAAACTCGCTATCGGTATTTTAGTCATGCAGGACATCTTTGCAGTACTTTTCTTAGTGGTTGCAACAGGGAAAATCCCGTCAATTTGGGCTTTAGCCTTATTATTATTATTTTTTGTTAAACCTATTTGGTCAAAAATCCTTGATTCAGTTGGTCATGGTGAGCTGTTAATTTTATCCGGTTTCATGTTGGCTTTTGGCGGATATGAGTTATTTGAGCTAGTCGGTATTAAAGGCGACTTAGGTGCTTTAATAATAGGTATGTTCGTCGCAACACATAATAAATCCACAGAACTGTCAAAGTCACTTATGAACTTTAAAGACTTATTTTTGATTGGCTTCTTTTTGACTATAGGCTTAAGTCAACTGCCTAATTTACAATTAACCCTCTCCGCATTAATTTTATGTTTGTTTATTCCCATCAAATTTATGTTGTTTTTTAAATTGTTTACCGCCTTAAAGTTACGGGCAAGAACCAGTTACCTAGCTAGTTTAGTGCTATCTAACTACAGTGAATTTGGTCTTATCGTGGTTGCATTATTAGTAAGTTTAGGTTGGTTGACTGCAGACTGGTTAGTAATTTTAGCTATGGCAGTGTCCTTTTCCTTTGTACTCACTAGCTTTGTTTATAAAACATCACACAATCAATATAACCATTTAAAATCTCGACTAAGAGTATTTGAACACGCCACTATTCTTCCTGAAGATATGCATTGTCAGCCCATCAATGCCGAAGTAATAGTAATTGGTCTTGGTCGAGTAGGAAAAGGTGCTTATACCTCATTACATTCTATTATTGGTAATAAAGTATGGGGAATGGATGCAGACCCAGTCAGAATCAAAATGTTAAAAGAAATGGGGTTACAGGTGATGACGGGAGATGGGGAAGATGTTGATCTTTGGCAAAACATGGATTTGACCAACATCAAACTTGTTTTACTCGCCCTTCCCTCAACAGACGATATTTGTAACATTACTGAACAGCTACAACATGCTAATTATAAAGGTAAAATAGCAGCAATTGCTCGCTATGAAGATGAAATAGAACCGTTGTTAAAAGCAGGAGCAGATAAAGTCTTTAACTTTTTTACCGAAGCGGGAACAGGTTTTGCTGAAGAAAGTTTGCAGCTAATAACAAAACAACCTTAA
- a CDS encoding ThuA domain-containing protein, whose protein sequence is MKTLTTTAYILASVFITGCSGIQSTNEPLKVLIVDGQNNHTVWPKSTQMMKQTLEQSGRFDVDVYRTLVTWKGGKLLENFPLNDGKVYRDLPQPQTDPAFKPDFSKYDVVISNFGWKAAPWPESTKQAFEKYVSNGGGFVTVHAADNSFPEWKAYNEMIGLGGWGNRNETDGPYVYFDDAGNKIVDDSKGGAGGHGKQHEFAVITRDKAHPITENMPDTWMQSKDELYNRLRGPAKNMTVLATAFDDKKFNGFGRHEPVLMAITYKKGRVFHTTLGHAEPAFTSSGFTSSLLKGTEWAATGKVSL, encoded by the coding sequence ATGAAAACTCTTACAACAACAGCTTATATATTGGCTTCCGTGTTTATTACTGGTTGTTCTGGTATACAGTCAACCAATGAGCCTTTAAAAGTCTTAATAGTTGATGGACAAAATAATCATACTGTATGGCCAAAATCGACTCAAATGATGAAACAAACACTTGAACAATCTGGGCGTTTTGATGTTGACGTGTATAGAACGTTAGTCACTTGGAAAGGTGGGAAGTTATTGGAAAACTTTCCATTAAATGATGGAAAGGTTTATCGTGATTTACCACAACCGCAAACGGATCCTGCATTTAAACCTGATTTTTCTAAATATGATGTAGTGATTTCAAACTTTGGCTGGAAAGCTGCTCCTTGGCCCGAATCTACTAAACAAGCTTTTGAAAAATATGTATCCAATGGTGGAGGTTTTGTCACTGTTCATGCTGCTGATAACTCTTTTCCTGAATGGAAAGCTTACAATGAGATGATTGGCTTAGGCGGTTGGGGCAATAGAAATGAAACTGATGGTCCTTATGTCTATTTTGATGATGCAGGTAATAAAATTGTTGATGATAGTAAGGGGGGGGCAGGTGGACATGGTAAACAACATGAGTTTGCTGTGATTACCCGTGACAAAGCCCACCCAATTACAGAGAATATGCCAGATACTTGGATGCAGAGTAAAGATGAACTTTACAACAGATTGCGTGGACCTGCTAAAAACATGACGGTTTTAGCCACTGCCTTTGACGATAAAAAATTTAATGGTTTTGGTCGACACGAACCTGTGCTTATGGCTATTACCTATAAAAAAGGTAGGGTATTTCATACTACTTTAGGTCATGCTGAGCCAGCGTTTACCAGTTCTGGATTCACTTCTAGTTTATTGAAAGGCACTGAGTGGGCAGCGACTGGAAAAGTCAGCCTTTAA
- a CDS encoding IclR family transcriptional regulator — protein sequence MESKPQKKYSAPALEKGLDILELLSKDSTPIGTTTIAERLGRSNAEIYRMILVLEQRGYIEKEEDSEGYLVSRKLLQLGTEHEPVKDILEYAYPVMRKLADVTSMSCHIAVESQDQIVVISRAESPNLMSYSVRVGYRRPIIYSASGQILFVHQVAERKESMLKMLSKYHSETEIKEFLAKCKKVAKQGILKAPSRYVTGVVDLAYPIMDGDTAVASLTVPYIERIPAEKSIDEVIESLKAAAGELSNALTYGIVRKS from the coding sequence ATGGAATCTAAACCTCAAAAGAAGTATTCAGCTCCAGCCTTAGAGAAAGGTCTCGATATTTTAGAATTACTTTCAAAAGATTCTACACCTATTGGTACCACGACTATTGCAGAACGCTTAGGGCGTTCAAATGCGGAAATTTACCGCATGATATTAGTGCTTGAGCAACGTGGATATATAGAAAAAGAAGAAGATAGTGAAGGTTATCTAGTCAGTCGTAAACTATTACAATTAGGTACTGAACACGAACCGGTTAAAGATATATTAGAATATGCTTATCCTGTTATGCGTAAGTTAGCTGATGTGACCTCAATGTCTTGTCATATAGCTGTAGAGTCTCAAGACCAAATAGTGGTGATTTCCCGTGCTGAGTCGCCTAACCTTATGTCGTATTCGGTTCGAGTGGGTTATCGTCGACCTATTATATATTCAGCCTCTGGACAAATTTTGTTTGTGCATCAAGTAGCTGAAAGGAAAGAATCAATGTTGAAAATGTTGAGTAAATATCATTCTGAAACTGAAATTAAAGAATTTTTGGCTAAATGTAAAAAAGTAGCTAAACAAGGCATTTTAAAAGCTCCTAGCCGTTATGTTACAGGTGTTGTTGATCTTGCCTATCCAATTATGGATGGCGATACGGCTGTTGCTTCTTTAACTGTGCCATATATTGAAAGAATCCCTGCAGAAAAGTCTATAGATGAAGTCATTGAGTCTTTGAAAGCCGCAGCAGGTGAACTATCTAATGCTCTGACTTATGGGATCGTTCGAAAATCATAA
- a CDS encoding putative glycoside hydrolase yields MSKHIKSISIKGKCFAALALLISAYSASAAPDPISQYIINGKAVPNWVAYVGNSLNYFVSLENGKARTERKNLIVTPIKEKGEIKVLNLKWAGKQVKNEWGGNILGDTFFSLGKNIIDISSVEDIAALSFDIKVLRSPNDNVMLSMGCEYSNKCSGKFPIKNILKNLEKDTWQQLPIPLNCFNKDNNFNFTKVTNILSIATQGKLEIQIKNIQLVGLPEGSKGCK; encoded by the coding sequence ATGTCAAAACACATAAAATCAATTTCAATAAAAGGTAAATGTTTTGCAGCTCTTGCCCTACTTATTAGCGCATATTCCGCCTCAGCAGCACCAGATCCAATCAGTCAATATATTATTAATGGTAAGGCCGTGCCTAATTGGGTCGCCTATGTTGGTAATTCTCTGAATTACTTTGTTTCACTAGAAAACGGCAAAGCGAGAACAGAACGAAAAAATTTAATTGTCACACCTATTAAAGAAAAAGGTGAGATTAAAGTTCTTAATTTAAAATGGGCGGGTAAACAAGTCAAAAATGAATGGGGAGGGAATATACTTGGAGATACATTTTTTAGTCTTGGTAAAAACATCATAGATATATCTTCAGTAGAAGATATTGCAGCTTTGAGCTTTGATATTAAGGTACTGAGAAGTCCAAATGATAATGTCATGCTTTCTATGGGGTGTGAATATTCTAATAAGTGTAGTGGAAAATTTCCAATTAAAAACATTCTTAAAAACTTAGAAAAAGATACTTGGCAACAATTACCCATTCCTCTAAATTGTTTTAATAAAGATAACAATTTTAACTTTACAAAAGTAACCAATATTTTAAGTATTGCCACCCAGGGTAAGTTAGAAATACAAATAAAAAATATACAATTGGTGGGGTTACCAGAGGGAAGCAAAGGGTGTAAATAA
- a CDS encoding zinc-binding alcohol dehydrogenase family protein: protein MKAVVCVKPGVLEYKQVEKPQPKAGEVLVKIKSIGVCGTDIHAYGGNQPFFEYPRVLGHELSGVVEDAGSDVDLEKGKAVYIIPYISCQECVACRNGKGNCCTNIEVLGVHRDGGMCEYICVPKEYVVQTDGLSFNDLAVVECFSIGAHAVNRAEIKSSDTVLVLGSGPIGIGAIQFAKMSGAKVLVSDVAQEKLDFCREKYAVDGLVDALGDVTEQLRVLTNGDFPTVIIDCTGNVKAMESTIGNLAHGGKIVFVSVVKADISFNDPEFHKRETTLLGSRNATRKDFENVVDGLKNGTLKSEGFITHSTKFSTMIESFQDWTKPGSGVIKAVIEMDNA from the coding sequence ATGAAAGCTGTAGTGTGTGTTAAACCAGGTGTTCTTGAATATAAACAAGTAGAGAAACCGCAGCCAAAAGCTGGCGAAGTTCTGGTAAAAATTAAATCAATTGGTGTATGTGGTACTGATATCCATGCATATGGTGGCAATCAACCCTTTTTTGAATATCCACGAGTTCTTGGCCATGAGCTATCCGGTGTTGTTGAAGATGCAGGATCAGATGTTGACCTTGAGAAAGGTAAAGCTGTTTACATCATCCCTTATATCAGTTGCCAAGAATGCGTTGCTTGTCGAAATGGCAAAGGTAATTGCTGTACGAACATCGAAGTGTTAGGCGTTCACCGCGATGGCGGTATGTGTGAATATATCTGTGTGCCCAAAGAATATGTAGTGCAAACCGATGGGTTAAGCTTTAACGATTTAGCGGTTGTTGAATGTTTCTCAATTGGGGCTCATGCGGTTAACCGTGCTGAAATTAAAAGCTCTGATACTGTTTTAGTGTTGGGTTCTGGCCCTATTGGAATTGGCGCTATTCAATTTGCCAAAATGTCGGGGGCTAAAGTATTAGTGTCTGATGTGGCACAAGAAAAGCTTGATTTTTGCCGTGAAAAATATGCTGTTGATGGTCTTGTTGATGCACTAGGCGATGTGACAGAACAATTAAGAGTACTGACAAACGGTGATTTCCCTACCGTCATTATTGACTGTACCGGTAATGTTAAAGCAATGGAGTCTACTATTGGTAATTTGGCCCATGGTGGAAAAATTGTTTTTGTTAGTGTTGTGAAAGCTGATATTTCTTTTAATGATCCTGAGTTCCATAAACGTGAAACTACTCTTTTAGGTAGTAGAAACGCCACTCGAAAAGATTTTGAAAATGTGGTTGATGGACTTAAAAATGGTACTTTAAAAAGTGAAGGTTTTATTACTCACTCGACTAAATTCAGTACAATGATTGAAAGCTTTCAAGATTGGACAAAACCAGGTTCAGGCGTAATTAAAGCCGTAATTGAGATGGATAATGCTTAA
- a CDS encoding amidohydrolase, with product MLKIDSHQHFWVFTEQDYGWIGEEEQVIKQDFLPEQLSGLLTENNFDGCIAVQARQTIEETNWLVELAENNNFVKGVVGWINLKADDLTQQLSQYQNTPCIKGFRHVLQGETDPNFMLESKFVRGLNTLAQLGYRYDLLIFAHQLPQALQLVKLVPNLNIVVDHIAKPTIKSGLAFDEWQTAMLALGQYENVYCKVSGMVTEADPKNWQKSDFTPYLDTVFHAFGENRIMFGSDWPVCLLGGSYVDIKQIVVEYVESHCPEAFDKIFGTNAVEFYQL from the coding sequence ATGCTTAAAATTGATTCACACCAGCACTTCTGGGTTTTTACAGAACAGGACTATGGTTGGATCGGTGAAGAAGAACAAGTTATCAAACAAGACTTTTTACCAGAGCAACTATCAGGATTATTAACCGAAAATAATTTTGATGGTTGTATTGCGGTTCAAGCTAGACAAACAATAGAAGAAACCAATTGGTTAGTTGAATTAGCTGAAAATAATAATTTTGTTAAAGGTGTAGTGGGGTGGATTAATTTAAAAGCTGATGATCTAACTCAGCAGTTATCTCAATATCAAAACACCCCATGTATTAAAGGGTTTCGCCACGTTTTACAAGGTGAAACCGACCCTAACTTTATGTTAGAAAGCAAATTTGTAAGGGGACTTAATACCCTAGCTCAACTTGGCTATCGGTATGATTTATTAATTTTTGCTCATCAACTCCCTCAAGCTTTACAGTTAGTTAAATTAGTTCCGAATTTAAATATAGTTGTGGATCATATTGCCAAACCTACGATTAAGTCTGGTTTAGCCTTTGATGAATGGCAAACCGCTATGTTAGCTCTTGGTCAATATGAAAATGTATATTGTAAAGTGTCGGGTATGGTTACCGAAGCAGATCCCAAAAATTGGCAGAAAAGTGATTTCACCCCTTATTTAGATACCGTTTTTCATGCATTTGGTGAAAATCGGATTATGTTTGGATCGGATTGGCCAGTGTGTTTATTAGGCGGTTCATATGTCGATATTAAACAAATTGTGGTTGAATATGTTGAGTCTCATTGTCCTGAAGCATTCGACAAAATCTTTGGTACTAATGCAGTAGAATTTTACCAACTGTAA
- a CDS encoding altronate dehydratase family protein has translation MVGNIVQDLTNTTNTNERLIIQVHPDDNVIVAIKPLSKGAKLNIANREIELSEDITPGHKIAIADIKQDQGVIKYGYTIGKATQDIKSGEHVHSQNLATKLDGSESFHYSTQPDIPVVEKNCPTFNGYLRKNGQVGIRNEIWVINTVGCVNQAAKRITDLCRQKFAGKADDFIAITHPYGCSQLGDDLSNTKNILASMIQHANAGGVLVIGLGCENNQLSSLIASTTGLDKSRIRYYNSQEVSNEIDEGINCVEQLLAEMSNDVRTPQPVSKLSLGMKCGGSDGFSGLTANSIVGRITDKLTNYGGRVILTETPEMFGAEQVLMDRAQTKEVFQQIVELVDEFKQYFIKNNQPIYENPSPGNKAGGLTTLEEKSLGAIQKGGKAIINEVIGYGMKASLNPGLTLLQSPGNDAVSSTALAAAGANIVLFTTGRGTPLGFPVPTIKIASNSDLATRKAHWIDFNAGQILDSGLDVDECADKLFDYILEVASGKLTNNEINDNREVAIWKNGVTL, from the coding sequence ATTGTTGGAAATATTGTGCAAGACTTAACAAATACTACAAATACTAATGAACGATTAATCATTCAAGTTCATCCAGATGATAACGTCATAGTAGCGATAAAACCCTTATCCAAAGGGGCTAAACTGAATATAGCAAACCGTGAGATCGAATTAAGTGAAGATATTACTCCCGGACATAAAATTGCAATTGCAGACATCAAACAAGACCAAGGTGTCATTAAATATGGCTATACCATTGGCAAAGCAACCCAAGATATAAAGTCTGGTGAACATGTTCACAGTCAGAATTTAGCAACTAAATTAGATGGTAGTGAATCATTTCACTATTCAACTCAACCAGATATTCCTGTAGTTGAAAAAAACTGTCCGACTTTTAATGGTTATTTACGTAAAAATGGTCAAGTTGGTATTCGCAACGAAATATGGGTCATCAATACAGTCGGATGTGTCAACCAAGCGGCTAAGCGTATTACCGACTTATGCCGACAAAAGTTTGCAGGTAAAGCTGATGACTTTATTGCCATTACTCACCCTTATGGTTGCTCACAACTAGGTGATGACTTATCTAACACTAAAAACATTTTGGCTAGTATGATCCAACACGCCAATGCTGGTGGTGTTTTAGTTATTGGTCTAGGTTGCGAGAACAACCAACTATCTAGTCTTATTGCCTCAACGACTGGCTTAGATAAAAGTCGCATTCGTTATTATAATTCCCAAGAAGTATCCAATGAAATTGATGAAGGCATAAACTGCGTTGAACAATTACTAGCGGAAATGTCTAACGACGTGCGTACCCCACAGCCAGTATCAAAGTTATCTTTGGGAATGAAATGTGGTGGCTCAGATGGTTTTAGTGGTCTGACAGCTAATTCCATTGTGGGTAGAATAACCGATAAATTAACAAACTATGGCGGCCGAGTTATTTTAACCGAAACTCCTGAAATGTTTGGTGCAGAACAAGTATTAATGGACCGAGCTCAAACTAAAGAGGTTTTCCAGCAAATCGTCGAGTTAGTAGATGAATTTAAACAATATTTCATTAAAAATAATCAACCTATATATGAAAACCCATCACCTGGTAATAAAGCTGGCGGTTTGACTACCCTAGAAGAAAAATCATTAGGAGCAATTCAAAAAGGCGGGAAAGCTATTATCAATGAAGTTATTGGTTACGGAATGAAAGCCTCACTTAATCCTGGTTTAACGCTTTTACAAAGCCCTGGGAATGATGCTGTGTCATCTACTGCTCTCGCCGCTGCTGGCGCTAATATAGTGTTATTTACCACAGGGCGAGGAACCCCCTTAGGCTTTCCGGTACCGACAATCAAAATAGCCTCTAACTCTGATCTTGCTACACGTAAAGCACACTGGATTGACTTTAACGCCGGTCAGATTTTAGATAGTGGGTTAGACGTAGATGAATGTGCAGACAAGTTATTTGATTATATTTTAGAGGTGGCCTCAGGAAAATTAACCAATAATGAAATCAACGATAATCGTGAAGTCGCCATTTGGAAAAATGGTGTAACACTATAA